One genomic window of Thermoanaerobacterales bacterium includes the following:
- a CDS encoding DUF4363 family protein, whose protein sequence is MAVLLVLLVVVIGFGVWTVQALRGTADELGMRIDRVQALVKQERWQEAERALDGLGGRWEKSKKWWTAFVDHQEIDNIDFSIVRIREYLWAEDEELALGEAAALKKMIEHIPEKESFTLENIL, encoded by the coding sequence GTGGCGGTCCTGCTGGTGCTGCTGGTCGTGGTCATCGGGTTTGGCGTCTGGACGGTCCAGGCGCTGCGGGGGACGGCCGATGAACTGGGCATGCGGATCGACCGCGTGCAGGCCCTGGTAAAGCAGGAAAGGTGGCAAGAAGCCGAGCGCGCGCTCGACGGGCTGGGCGGCCGCTGGGAAAAGTCCAAGAAGTGGTGGACGGCGTTCGTTGATCACCAGGAGATCGACAACATCGACTTCTCCATTGTCCGCATCCGCGAGTACCTCTGGGCGGAAGACGAGGAACTGGCCCTCGGGGAAGCCGCTGCGCTGAAGAAAATGATCGAGCACATCCCCGAGAAGGAATCATTCACACTGGAAAACATCCTTTAA